In the Streptomyces coeruleoprunus genome, GGTGGTGCGCGGCTCCGGCATCTTCGCCGGCGGCTGGGGCGCCCAGCGGGCCGCGGTGTACGGCGTCGAGGAGGAGAAGCTGGGCGAGTTCTACGCGCAGCGGACCCTGCTGAAGCGGGAGGTGCTGCCGGAGCACGTGGCGAACGCGGTGTTCGCCCTCACGGGCGGCGACCTCACCCACACGACGGGCCTGCACATCCCGGTGGACGCCGGGGTGGCAGCGGCCTTCCTGCGCTGACCCGCCCGCCGTCCCTGGTGCCGCCGTCCCCGGCTGTGGGCAGTCGTTCCGCCGGGGCGATGGAGGCCCCCCTGCTCGAGCGAAGCCGAGAGCTCGGGGGAGGGCGGGCACAACCAGGGACGGCCCCCGGCCCGAGGGCCCTTCCGGCGCCCGCACCACTCGACCCCGAGGACCCGATGCAACCGACTACCCCCCAGCCCTTCGCCGCCGTCGACCTCGGCGCATCCAGCGGCCGCGTCATGCTCGCCCGGGTCGGCCCGGAGACGCTGGACCTGCGAGAGGTCCACCGCTTCCCCAACCGCCCCGTACGGGTCGGCCGCACCCTGCACTGGGACGTCCTGGCGCTGTACCGGGGCGTTCTGGACGGCCTGCGGGCGGCGGGCGCGGCCGCGGGCGGCCGGCTCGCCGGCGTCGGCATCGACAGCTGGGCCGTGGACTACGGGCTGCTGGACGAGAGCGGCGCCCTCCTGGGCAACCCGGTGCACTACCGCGACACCCGCACCGACGGCGCGGCCGAAAAGGTCGCGGCCCTGCTCCCCCCGCGGGAGCTGTACGCGGCGACCGGCCTCCAGCACCTGCCGTTCAACACGGTCTACCAGCTGGTCGCGGCGCGGGGGACGCCCCAACTGGCGGCTGCCCGGCGCCTCCTGATGATCCCGGACCTCATCGCGTACTGGCTCACGGGCGAGGCCGGCACCGAGATCACCAACGCCTCGACCACCCAGCTCGTCGACCCCCGCACCCGCACCTGGTCGCCGGTCGTCGCCGCCCGGCTCGGCATCGACCTGGGCCTGTTCCCGCCGCTGCGCAGCCCGGGCGACCCCGCCGGGACGCTGCTGCCCGAGGTGTTGGCCGAGACGGGGCTCGCAGGACCGGTCCCGATGACGGTGGTCGGCTCCCACGACACGGCCTCCGCCGTGGTGGGCGTCCCCGCCACTGGCGACGACTTCGCGTACATCGCCACGGGCACCTGGTCCCTCGCGGGCCTGGAGCTGGACCGGCCGGTCCTCACCGAGGAGTCCCGCGCGGCGAACTTCACCAATGAGCTGGGCGTGGACGGCACCGTCCGCTACCTGCGCAACATCATGGGACTGTGGCTGCTCCAGGAGTGCCTGCGCGCCTGGGAGGCCGGGGGCGAGCCCCAGGACCTCGCCGCACTCCTGGCCGGGGCGGCCGACGCGGCACCGCTGCGGTCGGTCGTGGACGCGGGCGACCCCGCGTTCCTGGTGCCCGGAGGCATGCCGCGCCGGATCGCGGAGGCCTGCGCCCGCGCGGGCCTGCCCGAGCCGCGCACGCCCGTCGAGTTCACCCGCTGCGTCCTGGACTCCCTGGCCCTCGCGCACCGCCGGGCGGTCGAGGACGCCCAGGCCCTGTCGGGCCGCACGGCGGGCACCGTCCACATCGTCGGCGGCGGCGCCCACAACGCGCTGCTGTGCCAACTGACCGCCGACGCGACGGGGCTGCCCGTCGTGGCGGGTCCCGCGGAGGCGGCGGCGCTCGGCAACGCCCTGGTCCAGGCGCGGGCCGCCGGGGTCGTCGACGGGGGGCTGCCCCGGCTGCGGGCGCTGCTGCGCGCCACCCAGCCACTGCGGTACTACGATCCGGCGGGTGACCGAGCGGCCTGGGACGAGGCCGCGGACCGGATCACCGGCCGGGCCCGGACGGCCCGGGAGGAGAGGAGGGACGGCACGTGCGCGTAGCGCTCTTCGTCACCTGCGTCAACGACACGCTCTATCCCCGCACGGGGCGGGCCACGGTGCGGCTGCTGGAGCGGCTGGGGGTGAGGGTCGACTTCCCCGCGGCGCAGAGCTGTTGCGGCCAGCCGCAGTTCAACACCGGCTACCGGCACGAGACGGAGCCGCTGGTGCGCCGCTTCGACCGTGCCTTCGCGGAGTACGACTACGTCGTCACGCCGTCCGGCTCGTGCGCGGCGATGGTCCGCGACAACTACCCGCGGATCGGCGCCAAGGCGGCCGCCGAGGGCCGGGGTCCGGAGCTGGCGGAGGCGGCGGCGCGGGCGGTGCCGAAAACGTACGAGCTGACCGAGTTCCTGGTCGACGTGCTCGGCGTGACGGACGTCGGCGCCTACTTCCCGTACACCGTGACCTACCACCCCACCTGCCACGGGCTGCGCGTGCTCGGGCTGCGGGACCGGCCCCGCCGGCTGCTGGAGCACGTCAAGGGCCTGGAGCTGCGCGAGCTCCCGGGCGCCGAGGAGTGCTGCGGCTTCGGCGGCACGTTCGCCGTGAAGAACGCGGCCGTGTCCGCCGCGATGGGGGCGGACAAGGCGCGCGGCATCGAGAGCACGGGCGCGGAGGCGGTGTGCACGGTGGACAACTCCTGTCTGATGCACATCGGCGGAACGCTCGCCCGGCGCGGCGCGGCGGTACGCCCCGTGCACCTGGCGGAGATCCTGGCGGCGACCGAGGAGGAGCCCTACGCATGAGCGGTACGTACCTCGGTATGCCTGCCTTCCCCCGGGCGGCGCGCGACGCCGTGCGCGACACCACGTTGCGCGGCAATCTGCGGCACGCCACGCACACCATCCGCGACAAACGGGCGAGGGCGGTCGCGGAGCTGGCCGACTGGCAGGAGCTGCGCGCGGCCGGCAAGGCGATCAAGGACCGGACGCTGCGTCACCTCGACCACTACCTCGTGCGCTTGGAGGAGGCGGTCACTGCGGCGGGCGGCACCGTCCACTGGGCCGCCGACGCGGCCGAGGCCAACGCCATCGTCACCTACCTGGTCAAGGCGACCGGTGAGAGCGAGGTCGTCAAGGTCAAGTCGATGGCCACGCAGGAGATCGGGCTGAACGAGGCGCTGGAGGCCGAGGGCATCCGCGCGTACGAGACGGACCTGGCCGAGCTGATCGTGCAGCTCGGCGAAGACCGGCCCTCGCACATCCTGGTCCCGGCGATCCACCGCAACCGGGCGGAGATCCGCGACATCTTCGACCAGGAGATGGGCCGTTGGGGCCGGCCGGCCCCGGAGGGCCTGTCGGACAGCCCGGCGGAGCTGGCGGAGGCGGCACGGCTGCACCTGCGGGAGAAGTTCCTGCGCGCCAAGGTCGGCATCTCGGGCGCCAACTTCATGGTGGCGGAGACCGGCACGCTCGTCGTGGTCGAGTCCGAGGGGAACGGCCGGATGTGCCTGACCCTGCCGGAGACGCTGATCTCGGTGGTCGGCATCGAGAAGGTCGTACCGACCTGGCAGGACCTGGAGGTCTTCCTCCAGCTCCTCCCCCGCTCCTCCACGGCCGAGCGGATGAACCCGTACACCTCGACGTGGACGGGCACGACGGACTCCGACGGGCCGCAGAACTTCCACCTGGTCCTGCTGGACAACGGCCGCACCGACACCCTCGCCGACGAGGTGGGGCGCCAGGCCCTGCGCTGCATCCGCTGCTCGGCGTGCCTGAACGTGTGTCCGGTGTACGAGCGGGCCGGCGGCCACGCGTACGGCTCCGTCTACCCCGGCCCGATCGGCGCGATCCTCAGCCCGCAGCTGCGCGGCACGGCGAGCGAGATCGACGCCTCCCTCCCGTACGCCTCGTCCCTGTGCGGGGCGTGCTACGAGGTGTGCCCGGTGGCCATCGACATCCCCGAGGTGCTGGTGCACCTGCGGGAGCGGGTCGTGCAGGGCGGCGAGGTGACCCGGAACGGCGTGAAGGTCACGCTCCGGCCCGCGAAGGGCCACGCGGCGGAGCGCGCCGCCATGCGCGCGGCCCGCTGGGCCCTGGACCATCCGGGCGCCCTGCGGGCCGGCCAGCGCCTGGCGTCCCGCACCCGCCGCCTGCACCCGAAACGGCTGCCGGGCCCGGGGCGGGCGTGGACGGACACGCGCACCCTTCCCGAGGTGCCCGAGGAGTCGTTCCGGGACTGGTGGCAGCGCACACGCGGAGGTGACCGGTGACACCGGTGAACAGCAGCAGGGAACGGGTCCTGGCGCGGGTGCGCCGGGCCCTGGCGGACGTGCCCCGCGAGGAGCGGCCCCGGGACCACCGGGTCGAGCGCGGCTATCTGCGGGCGCACGGCGAGCGCACCGTCGAGGAGACGACCGCCCTCCTGGCGGAGAACCTCGCCGACTACCGGGCGGTCGTGCACCGGACCCGCGCGAGCGGGCTGCCGGACCTGATCGCCCGGCTCCTGGAACGCCACGGCTCCCGCTCGGTCCTGGTACCGCCCGGGCTGCCCGCCCCGTGGACGGCCGCCTGCCACGCGACCCGGGTGGACGACTTGGCCGCGAGCACGCCGCACGAGCTGGACGCGGTGGACAGCGTGGTCACGGGCTGTGCCGTGGCGATCGCGGAGACGGGCACGCTCGTCCTGGACGGCGGCCCCGGCCAGGGCAGGCGCCGGATCACCCTCGTTCCGGACCACCACATCTGCGTGGTCCGGGTCCCGGAGCAGGTCGTGGACTCGGTACCCCTGGCGCTGGAACGGCTGGACCCGACGCGCCCGCTGACCTGGATCTCGGGGCCGTCCGCGACGAGCGACATCGAGCTGGACCGGGTGGAGGGGGTGCACGGACCGCGCACGCTGGAGGTGGTGCTGGTGGAGGCGGACCCGGCTGGCGCGACCGACGAGAATCCCTAGAAAATCATGAAACCCGAGGATTCATCCCCTATGCCCGGGGTTATCCTATTTATAGGCCTACGGGGCGAGCGAGGGAGTTCGACCGGAGTAGCCGACTTTGGCAGGAAGCTTCGGCTTCCGCCGGGGCCGACGTCGACGGTCGGGCTGAGAGGCCTGAAGGTCGGAAGACCGGAAGGCGACCCCCACTACCTGATCCGGACAATACCGGCGCAGGGAGCCCGCTTCGTAGGTCGCTCGGCAAGTCCCGGGACAGTGACGGGTCCCGGGGCTTCGCTGCGTCCGGGGACGCCGTAGGCTCGGCGGCATGCTGAGCGAAGCCGAGGGCACCGGGCGGCAGGTGCGGGCCGTCTTCACCGACGGGACCATCACCGTGTACCAGGCGTACGCGTCACGGATCGCCGAGCCGGCTTTGCGGGCGGGGACGTTCGTCGACCCGTTCAGGCGGGAGCGCATGACCTGGATCAAGCCCTCCTTCCTGTGGATGATGTACCGCTGCGGCTGGGCCACGAAGGCCGATCAGGAACGCGTGCTCGCGATCGACATCACCCGCGAGGGCTTCACCTGGGCGCTGGAGCACGCCTGCCCCAGCCACTACGACCGGAGCCGCTTCGGGAGCGAGGCCGAGTGGCGCCGCGCACTGAAGTCGAGCCCGGTCCGCGTCCAGTGGGACCCCGAACGGGACCTGCGACTGAACCCGCTCCCCCACCGCGCGATCCAGATCGGCCTGTCGGGGACGGCCGTCGACCGGTACGTCGACGACTGGATCACGGACATCCGGGACGTGACGCCCCTGGCCCACGAGATCCACTCCCTGGTCAGGACGGGCGACCTGACGGCGGCCCAGGGGCTGCTCCCGCAGGAACGCGTATATCCGCTCCCCGCCGACCTCGTCGCCGGCCCCACCCCGACGACGACCACGACCGGGGCCTGAAGCCGCGGTGGACGGGATCGCCGCGGACGGGAACTCCGCCGACCGGATCGCCGCGGACGGGATCGGCCTTCCGGCCTCCATCAACGGCCAGGCGTGGCGGGTCGCCTGGTGCCCGCCGCCCGCCCCGCCCCCGGGCGCCCCGCACGGCGCGGAGGCGGTGTGCGTGGCGGACGGCCGGGTGGTCGTCGTCAGCCGCGACGGCAGGCGGTGGGGCCTTCCGGCCGGTCGCCCGGAGCCCGGCGAGGGGTGGGCCGACACCCTGCGCCGCGAGGTCCGTGAGGAGGCCTGCGCCGAGGTGACGGACCGCCGGCTCCTCGGCTTCAGCCACGGCGTGTGCGTACGCGGCCCCCAGGAGGGCCTGGTGCTGGTCCGGTCCATGTGGCGGGCGGAGGTGCGCCCGGGTCCGTGGCGGCCCCGCTTCGAGATGAGCCACCGCCGCCTCCTGGCCCCGGCGGAGGCCCTGGCCTCTCTCACGGTCCCCGAAGGTCTCGGGCCCTTCTACCGGCGGTTGTTCGCCGAGGCGGCCCTCTGACACCCCGGCGCGCCGGGCCGGGCCCCCCGGGGCACGCGGCGCCGCGTCGGCGGGGCCGCGCGCGGAGGCGCGCGGTGTGTGCCGTGCGCCCGTCCGGTGGCGCATCCTCGTGCACCGCCCCTGTGCGGACAGGCCGGTTTGGTGCAGGGTGGGCACATGAACCTGGCCCGGGACGCGCGGGACCGCCTGGCCTGCTGGCCGGCGCTCTCCCGCGGTCGCGCCTGCTGCGGAACGTCGTACTGCCTGTACTCCGGCGGCGCGGAGATCGTCCACTTCCACGGCGACGACAAAGCCGATGTGCATCTGACGCGCGGCATGATCGACAGACTGGGCCCGGCGCTCCGGAGGTCCACGGCCCTCCGGTTCTCGCCGGCCTCGGGATGGGTCACCGTACGGCTGGAGACCGGTTCCGACATCGATCTGCTGGCCACCCTCGTCAGCGCGGCCCTGACCGCGAGCGACGGCGTGGCCGGTGCCGTCTCCACGCCCGGAGCCGGTCCCGGGGCCGCGGTCGGGGCGGAGGCCCGGTCCGACCGGTCAGGCCGGGCCGAGCGGACCGGCCGGGCCGGCCGGCCCACCGGCCCATCGACGGACCCGTCGGCCGGCCTCGGGCCCACCCCCACCCCCTGCTCGCGCCACGTCCGGCCGTGACGGCCCCCGCCCGCGGCACCGTCAGACGCGCCCCTCTCCACCGCGCGAGGCCCCCGCACCGCGGGGCAGTATCAGGGCCGAGCCGGAGTGGAGCGTGACGCGGACCGGGGTGAACTCGGTCGCGTCGAGGGGCGACTGCCCGTTGCCGGGGCTGCGGGCGTAGCGCGGGTGGGCGCCTCCGCTGACCTGCCAGCGGATCCGGTGCCCGGCGGCGAAGCGGTGGGCGGTGGCGCTCATCGGTACGGTGACCTCCGAGGGCGCCTGCCGCCCCGTACGCAATCCGGCCAGGCCGTCGCAGACGTTGACGGAACGGCCGTGCGGGTCCACGTCGCAGAGGCGGGCGAACACGTCGGCGTACCCGGTGTCGGTGGAGAGGGTCAGCCGCGCCGAGACCGGGCCGATGACGTCGAGGGGCTCGGTCAGCGGGGGGCCGGTGAAGGTGAGGACGTCCGCGCGGGCCTCCAGGGCGGTGTTGTCGCGCGGCCCGGCCTTGGGGGAGATCAGCGGCCCGCCGACGGACGGCGTGGGGTCGGCCGGGTCGTAGCGGAACGAGGTCAGCGGTGCGGAGTCGGCGGGCGTACGGGCGGTGAGGTGCCCGCCGGCTGCGGCGAACCACGGCGTACCGGAGGCGGCGGGCGGCCAGTCCTCCATGTCGCGCCACGCGTCCTCGCCGCCGACGTGGACGCGTACCGCGGTGGGCCGCAGGCCGGAGGGGTCGTCGCACAGGTGGGCGCGCAGCCAGGCGAGGCTCTCCGCGAACACCTCGGGCCAGCCCCGCTGGAGCGCGGAGGTGTGCGTCCAGGGGCCGACGAGCAGGGCGCTGGGGCATCCGGCGCGGCGCAGCCGCCCGTACTGCTCGAAGGTCTGGTCGACCAGTCCGTCGTGCCACCCGGTGATGAGGCAGGTGGGGACGGCCAGCCGCTCCGCCGCCTCGCCCGGGGACGCGCCGCGCCAGTGCGGGTCCTCGGGGTCGGGGTGCGCCATCGCCCCGTCCAGCCAGGGGAGTTCGCGCCCCAGAGCGGCCACGTACGCCCCGCGCAGCGGCCGGGCGGTGGTGATGTCGCGCAGCCGGCGCTGGAGCCTGAGCGTCGCCCCCGCGAACGCCGCCGTGCCCCGGTGCTGGTACTCCATGCCGACGCCGACCGCGAGGGCGTTCTCCAGGCGCAGCGCGCCGTCCGTGTGGAACAGGGCGTGCGGGTCGTGCAGCCCGACCTGGACGACCATGGCCTTCAGCTCGGGCGGCGGGTCGAGGGCGAGCGCCCACTGCACATAGCCCAGGTAGCTGGGCCCGACCGTGCCCAGGGTGCCGTCGAACCAGGGCTGTTCGCGCAGCCAGGCGACCGTCGCCCGGCCGTCGGCCGCCTCGTTGTGCCACAGGTCGAAGCGGCCGCCCGAGCCGCCGGTGCCCCGGCAGCTCTGCAGGACGACGTGGAAGCCCTGCTCGGCGAAGAGCATGCCGTACATCGGTGACCAGGGCAGGCGCCGGCCGTAGGGCGAACGGACGAGGAGCGTCGGGAAGTTCCCCTGCGCGCGCGGGAAGTAGTGGTCGGTGACCAGCGGAGTGCCGTCGGCGGCGGGGACCGCGAGTCCCGGCTCCCATCCGGCTTCGTACCGGGCGGCCGGCAGCCGGCGCCAGGTCGCCCTCATCAGCCGCGAGGACAGCGGCGGCTTGCGTGACCTCATCGTTCCCCCTTCATGGGCGCCTCCGTGGGCGCGTCCGTGAGGCGCCACGTGGGCACCCTCAACCAATTCCGTACACTGTACGAGAATAGAGGATGCTTGGATGACACTCACAGGAGCCCGGAAGGAGGACGAGGATCGTGAGCCGAGAGGGCGGTTCGAGCGCCACGGGTGCCGCAGGGGCCACGGGCGTCGACCCGGAGGAACTGTGGCTGGCGCCCGCCCGGCCGCGCCGGGGCCGCAGGCCCGCGTTCAGCCGCGAGGCGATCACCGCGGCGGCGGTCGCCCTGGCGGACGCGGAAGGCCTCGACGGGGTCACCATGCGGCGGGTCGCCGAACGCGTCGGAGCCGGCGTCATGTCGCTCTACAGCTACGCCCCCGACAAGGAGACCCTGCTGGAGCTGATGGTCGACCACGTCAGCGGCGAACTGGCGGCGGAGGACATCTCCCCGACCGGCGACTGGCGCGCCGACCTCAAGGCCGTCGCCCGCCTCCAGCGCGCCCAGATGCTCCGGCACCCCTGGCTGCCCGCCGCCCTGTCCACGCGGCGCACGCCCGGCCCCAACACCCTGGCCGTCCTGGAGCGCGTGCTGGCGGCGCTGCGGCCGACGGGGCTGGACGGCGCGGCGAAGCTGGAGGTGTTCGCACAGCTCACCGGGTTCGTCGCCGGGCACGTCGGCCACGAGCTCGCCCAGGCCGCGGCCGCGCGTTCCCCCGAGCGTGCCGCGGCCGAGGTCCGCTACCTCGCGGCCGTGGCGGCGGATGGCCACCACCCGGAACTGGCCGAGGTGCTGTCCGCCCCGGGACGCCCGCTCGACCCCGAGGCCACGTTCACCCGCTTCCTCAACCGCCTCGTCGACGGCCTCGACACCAACTGAAGGCCGCGCGGACACGGAGCCGCCCGCGCTCCGTCGGACGGAACGCGGGCGGGCCGGTGCGGGGAGGGCGTAAGGATCAGAAGAACGAGCTGTCGCCGCCGAACTGGACGGCCGTGTGGTACATCTCGGCCGCGTTGACGCAGTTGAGGTGGGCCACCGGGAAACGGTAGGTGTCGTCGCAGATGCGGCGCATCTCGGTGCGGAAGCGCCCGTCGATCCAGTTCTTCGTCTCGCGCGTCGGGCTCAGCTTCAGCTCCCACTTCCCGCCGTAGTTGCGGTATCCGAAGTCGTGCTGGACGCACGCGGGGCGGAAGACCTCGCTGTACGGCGCGAGGCCGGTCGGCACGGAGCAGCCGTCGTTCGTCCAGTTGAACGGCGGGATGTGCGGGGTGACGGCGAACTCGCGGTAGGTCAGGTTCATGATGTGGTCGGCCTGCTCGCGGAGCGTCGGCTCCGCGAGCCGCGTCACGGTCGGGGAGGCGCCGTGCGCCGTGCCGGCCGCCATGGCGGTCTCGGCGCCGACGAGGGATCCCGTGAGGGTGGCTGCCGTCAGAAGGGCCAGGGTGGCGGCGGTCGTTGAGAGCTTCCTGCGCATGAGGTCTCCGGATCGCGTGTCGGGGAGGTCATTCCCGACGGGGCAACGATCCGGGTGACATGCGGATGCGCAAGTTCCCCCGGTCGGCGTAGCGGAGGGCGGGCCGCCCCGGTCGCCGTGCCGTCACGCAGCACGGGCGACGGCCGGCCGCCGGCGTGGGTGCCGGTGGAGGTGGAGGGCCGCGTACGCCACGACCGGTACGGCGACGGCGGGCACGACCCACCACGGCAGGCCGAGCCACAGGGCCGGGAATCCCCAGCCGTGGACCCCGCCGCACGGGTCAGGGCTGCTCCGTGGCGCCGTGCGGCTCCGGCCGCAGGAGGTACTCGGCGGAGAGGTGGATGGCTTCCGGTGCGGTGCGGCCGGGGTGGTCGGCGGCGATGAAGTGGCGACCGATGGCGAGCGCGAACATCAGGGTGCTGCGGGCCTCGATCTCGGCGGGGTCGGTGAGGAAGGTGCCGAACATCGTCCGCAGGAAGTCCATGCGTTCGTTGTCGATGCGCCGCAAGCGCGCCGCGACGGCCTCGTCGTGGCGGGCCCAGACCCGGACCGCGAGATCGATCCGGTGGAAGTCCTCGGAGAAGGTCAGCCGGCCGACCCTCCGGATCATGTCGGCGGCGTCGCCGCCCTCGGCGCCGACCTGGGCGATGATCGCCCTGGTGCAGCGGCGTTCCCACTCGTCGAGCATCTCCGCGAGCAGCGCGGGACGGCCGTCGAAGTAGCCGTAGAACCCGCCCTTCGTCACGCCGAGCCGGGCGGCGAGCGTCTCGACCCGGACCGCCTCGGGCCCGCCCTCGGCGAGGGCTTCGAGACCCGCCTCGATCCAGCGCGCTCGCGGCGTGCGGGCCACGGCAGGCATCCGGCCACCTCCATTGATCACTTGAGGTTTGTACGTTACCGTACACATCAACTGTACGGTGCCGTATAGATGAGAGGTCGAACCGTGTCACGACTCGCAAGGACGGCCCACACCGAACACCCCTGGCGCATCCACGCGCTCACGGCCGACTTCTCCGTCGAGGACGTGTGGTCGTTCCGCACCCCCGGCGCCGGGCCCGACGACTTCCCGGTGATGCTCGCGGCGATGCGGGCCGCCGGCGGGCCGGCGAAGCAGCCGCGGCTGGTGAGGTTCCTGTTCGCCGTGCGCTGGAAGCTCGGCGCGCTCCTCGGCTGGGACCGGCCGTCCGCGGGCATCGGCAGCCGGGTCGGGTCCCTCCGCGACCGCCTGCCCGGCGATCTCCGTGACGCTCCCCGCGGCCCGGACGACGACAGCATGCTCCTCAAGCCGGTCTACGAGCTGGACAGGGAGTCCGCCCGGGAGCTGGCGAACAAGACGGTGCACGGCGTGATGCACCTCGGGTGGGTGCAGGGTGCGAACGGCGACCACGAGTTGCGGATGGCCGTCCTGGTCAAACCCAACGGGTGGTTCGGGCGGCTGTACATGGCCGCGATCGCGCCGTTCCGGCACCTCGTCGTCTACCCGGCGATGACCCGGCAGTGGGAGCGGGCCTGGCGCGACCGCGACCGCACGTCGCCGGCGGAGCGCCCAGAAGGAAGGCCCTGATGAACACCGGGAAACGACTGCTCCGCTGGGCGGGCGGCATCATGATCGTGCTGGGTACGGTGCACCTGACCGTGCTGGCGCTCGTCTGCTGGGGGGACATCACCGGCTGGGTGGACCGGGGGTTGTGGGCGGTCGTCGCGATCGAACTCGCGGACGCCGGTCAGACCATGCAGTCCCTGCAGAACAAGGTCACCTTCTGGGCCGGCCCGGGATCCTTCTCCGTGCCGCTCGTTCTCCTGGGCTGCCTGATATGGCACCTCGCCGGACGCGGCGTGCCCGTACCCGCCGGGATCGGCTGGGCCGTCGCGGTGTGGTGCGCGCTGGGGGGCGTCCTCGTACCGTCACCGTTCTACGGCGGGATCGTGGCCGGGCTGCTCATCGTCCTGGCGGCGCGAATGGAAGCACGCGACCGGAGACTGCCGCCCCGGAGGCCCGCGGTACGCCCCTGAAGGGCGGCCGGCTGCCCTCCACGCAGGGGAGTTCGGAGGGGCGCCGCCGGCGTCCTACGGGAGCTCGCGGGTCTGTTCGGTGAAGGCCTCGTGGGCCCGCTCGTCGAAGAGGACGAAGCGGACCTCCTCCACCGACGTCCGCGTGGCCCGCACCGTCTCCACCGCGATGCGGGCGCCGTCGTCCATCGGCCATCCGTAGACGCCGGTCGAAATGGCGGGGAACGCGACCGTACGGGCGCCCAGTTCGTCGGCCACGCGGAGGGACTCGCGGTAGCAGGAGGCCAGCAGGTCCGAGCGGTCCTCCGTACGGGACCAGACGGGGCCGACCGTGTGGATCACCCAGCGGGCCGCGAGGCGGCCCGCGGTCGTGGCGACGGCCCGGCCGGTGGGAAGGCCGCGGCCGTAGTGGGACGCGCGCAGGCGTCGGCACTCGGCGAGGATCTCCGGGCCGCCGGCCCGGTGGATCGCGCCGTCGACGCCTCCGCCGCCCAGCAGGGACGAGTTCGCGGCGTTGACGATCGCGTCGACGTGCTCGTGCGTGATGTCGCCGCGGACGAGGGTCAGGGTGGGCCCGGTGCTCATACGTCCCATCCTGCCGTGGCCGGCACGGCCCCGCCCGTCACTTTCCGCGCAGGTGGCGCCAGACCGCCTTGGCCGCGTTGTGGCCGGACATGCCGTGTACGCCGGGCCCCGGCGGGGTCGCGGAGGAGCAGAGGAAGACCGCCGGGTGCGGCGTACGGTACGGGTGGAGGGACAGCCGGGGCCGCAGC is a window encoding:
- a CDS encoding TetR/AcrR family transcriptional regulator — translated: MSREGGSSATGAAGATGVDPEELWLAPARPRRGRRPAFSREAITAAAVALADAEGLDGVTMRRVAERVGAGVMSLYSYAPDKETLLELMVDHVSGELAAEDISPTGDWRADLKAVARLQRAQMLRHPWLPAALSTRRTPGPNTLAVLERVLAALRPTGLDGAAKLEVFAQLTGFVAGHVGHELAQAAAARSPERAAAEVRYLAAVAADGHHPELAEVLSAPGRPLDPEATFTRFLNRLVDGLDTN
- a CDS encoding phospholipase A2, encoding MRRKLSTTAATLALLTAATLTGSLVGAETAMAAGTAHGASPTVTRLAEPTLREQADHIMNLTYREFAVTPHIPPFNWTNDGCSVPTGLAPYSEVFRPACVQHDFGYRNYGGKWELKLSPTRETKNWIDGRFRTEMRRICDDTYRFPVAHLNCVNAAEMYHTAVQFGGDSSFF
- a CDS encoding TetR/AcrR family transcriptional regulator, with the translated sequence MPAVARTPRARWIEAGLEALAEGGPEAVRVETLAARLGVTKGGFYGYFDGRPALLAEMLDEWERRCTRAIIAQVGAEGGDAADMIRRVGRLTFSEDFHRIDLAVRVWARHDEAVAARLRRIDNERMDFLRTMFGTFLTDPAEIEARSTLMFALAIGRHFIAADHPGRTAPEAIHLSAEYLLRPEPHGATEQP
- a CDS encoding DUF2867 domain-containing protein; the encoded protein is MRGRTVSRLARTAHTEHPWRIHALTADFSVEDVWSFRTPGAGPDDFPVMLAAMRAAGGPAKQPRLVRFLFAVRWKLGALLGWDRPSAGIGSRVGSLRDRLPGDLRDAPRGPDDDSMLLKPVYELDRESARELANKTVHGVMHLGWVQGANGDHELRMAVLVKPNGWFGRLYMAAIAPFRHLVVYPAMTRQWERAWRDRDRTSPAERPEGRP
- a CDS encoding DUF6463 family protein, encoding MNTGKRLLRWAGGIMIVLGTVHLTVLALVCWGDITGWVDRGLWAVVAIELADAGQTMQSLQNKVTFWAGPGSFSVPLVLLGCLIWHLAGRGVPVPAGIGWAVAVWCALGGVLVPSPFYGGIVAGLLIVLAARMEARDRRLPPRRPAVRP
- a CDS encoding O-acetyl-ADP-ribose deacetylase; this encodes MSTGPTLTLVRGDITHEHVDAIVNAANSSLLGGGGVDGAIHRAGGPEILAECRRLRASHYGRGLPTGRAVATTAGRLAARWVIHTVGPVWSRTEDRSDLLASCYRESLRVADELGARTVAFPAISTGVYGWPMDDGARIAVETVRATRTSVEEVRFVLFDERAHEAFTEQTRELP